From Coffea arabica cultivar ET-39 chromosome 2e, Coffea Arabica ET-39 HiFi, whole genome shotgun sequence, the proteins below share one genomic window:
- the LOC140036119 gene encoding cytochrome P450 81Q32-like — translation MDAFLEGLIDEHRGHNKDSNTMIDHMLSLQQSQPEYYTNEIIKGIIMALLNAGTGTSALTMEWALSRFLNNPEVLEKARAELETQVGTDRIIEEHGLANLFYLHNIILETF, via the exons ATGGATGCTTTCTTGGAGGGATTAATCGATGAACATCGTGGTCATAACAAAGATAGTAACACGATGATTGATCATATGCTTTCTTTGCAGCAATCCCAGCCAGAGTACTACACTAACGAAATTATCAAGGGTATCATAATG GCCCTGCTTAACGCTGGGACAGGCACTTCAGCATTGACAATGGAATGGGCCTTGTCCCGTTTTCTCAATAATCCTGAAGTATTGGAGAAAGCTAGAGCTGAACTGGAAACTCAAGTAGGAACTGATCGAATAATCGAAGAACATGGCTTAGCCAATCTCTTTTATCTTCACAACATCATCTTAGAAACTTTTTGA